From the genome of Sphingopyxis sp. DBS4:
CTCGTCGCGCATGCGACCGTTAAAGCTTTCCACGTAGCCGTTCTGCATCGGCTTGCCCGGGGCGATGTAATGCCACTCCACGCCGCTCTGGCCGCACCATGCGAGCACGGCATTGCTGGTGAGCTCGGTGCCATTATCGCTGACGATCATCCCCGGCTTGCCGCGCTGTGCGATCAGCTCGGTCAGCTCGCGCACGACACGGCGCCCCGAGATCGAGGTGTCGGGCACCGCTGCCAGGCACTCCCGGGTCACGTCATCGACCACGTTGAGAACGCGGAATCGCCTGCCCGACGCCATCTGGTCATGAACGAAGTCGAGGCTCCAGCGCTGGTTCGCCAGTGCCAGCACCGGAGCAGGTGCCCTCGTGCCGACAGCACGCTTGCGGCTGCGTCGCCGCCTCACCGCCAGACCTTCTTCCTTGTAGAGCCGCTGGGTCTTCTTCCGGTTGATCATCACGCCTTCCCGGCGCAGCAGGATATGCAAACGGCGATAGCCGAACCGTCGACGCTGGTTGGCCAGCCCGCGCAGCTTCTCGCGCAGAGCAGTGTCATCGTCCCGGGTGGAACGATAGCGCACGCTCTTGCGATCGGCATCGATGACACGGCACGCCCGCCGTTCGCTCATCCCGTGGCACGCCTGCAGATGAGCGACAGCTTCCCGCTTCGCGGCGGGCGTCAAAACTTTTTTGCCAGAAGATCCTTCAACGCAGCCTGGTCCAGCATTGCATCGGCCAGAAGCCGCTTGAGCCTGGCGTTCTCGCTCTCGAGCTCTCGCAGGCGCCGGGCCTCGGATACCTCTAGGCCGCCATACTTGGCCTTCCAGTTATAGATCGTCGCTTCAGACACACCGTGCCGCCGGGCGAGATCAGCGGTCTTCGCGCCCGCTTCTGCCTCCTTCAGCACCCCAATGATCTGCTCTTCTGAAAACCTTGCACGCTTCATCGTCTGTCCTTCCTTCAGGCCAGACTCTAATCGTTCGTGGAGGAAAATCAGGGGGTCACGTCAATGTTAGCCGAGTGGTGGCCTCCCGATCGCTACAGCCCCGATCGAATCTGGCGATTCACCGGAAGATCACGCTCAATCTCCGAACTGAACATGTTCCTCAGTGATGAATGTGACGCAGTTTGCCCTGTCCAAAAACTTGTCCTCGTCGGGCCTGATCAGCTCCAAATATCTTGGCTCCAGGAAGGCCGCTTCCATGGCCGCGACATTCTTGAAACGCAATTCGCCAATACCATGATGCTCGGGAACCTGTCCCAGCACCGGGGCGTCAGGGCCTGAGTCCTGCAGATTGGGATAGATCACGTATCGTTTCACATACTGCATGAATTCGGGAACACTTTTTACAAGAGGTGCGTGCTCATCCAGCCAATATCTTGTGAATTCTGCCTGCGATAAATGTGGAAGCTTCTTCGCTGCTACCAGAACCGTGATCATATTGCGTTCTCTGACGGGACCGATGTTGTTTTTGAGCTATCTATCGAAGCCGAATTATCGCGCCAGCAGCCCGCCATCGATCACAAGTTCCGCTCCCGTCACAAACCGGGATTCATCGGAAGCCAGATAGACGCAGCCCCAGGCGATGTCTTCCGGAACGCCCCCTCGACCGCCCGGCTGAAGCGCGTTGAACATTGCCTGCGCGGTATCGGTATCCGCCGCATTGTTGATGATGTTCTGGACAATCGGGGTGTCGATGTATCCTGGGTGGATCGAATTCGATCGGATGCCTTGGCCTATATAATCGAGCGCGGTTGACTTGGAGAAGTTGCGCACCGCGCCCTTTGAGGCCGCGTATGCTGCGAAATGAGGTCCGGCCACGATGCCGAACGCAGAAGAGATGTTGATGATCGAGCCGCCACCCGCCGTGATCATGTGGGGGATGGCGTATTTGGTGAACAGAAACACGCCGCGCGCATTGATCGCGAACGTTCTATCCCAATGCTCCGCTGTAATATCTCCGGCCGCGCCCATGCCAGCGACGCCCGCGCACGCGACGACCGTGTCGAGCTTGCCAAATGCCGTCACCGCCGCCTCGATCGCGGCAGCGACATCATCCTCGATAGAAACGTCGCACTTGATGAAGCGGATTCGATCGGAACTCGCGTCGATCAGACTGGCCAGTTGGGGATCCAGGGGTTCCTGAACGTCGGCGACAATGACGCAAGCGCCTTCAGCGGCAAACAATCGCGCTGTAGCGGCGCCGATTCCCGATGCGCCTCCAGAAATGACGGCGACCTTGTTCGGCAGACGGTTCGGCATGAGATGCTTCCTTGCATAAATAATGATCGTCAGCGCCCAGACTTTGTCCGCCCGCCGGCAGGTGAATCGTGATGGTCGTTGGACAGGCGTGAGCGAGATCGGTCTAACGTGTCAATCTGCTCAGTCGCCTGTCCAACGCCGGTTTCGGAGACTTAGTCAGTATTTGAAGCTGACGCTAACGCCGTAGGTCGCGGGCTTGCCGGCATAGCGCTGGATGGTATCAAACGCGGCCACCACATTATTCCAGTAATATTCGTTGCCTACGTTCTTGCCCCATACAGACACTCGCCAGCTGTCGTCAGCCGCTGCCACCCCAGCCCGGAGGTCGATAAGAACATAATCATCGATGCCGAACACGGTCGTTACGGGCGAAGTAACTCCCGCAGGATTGGTTTCGCCACCGATCGTCGCGACCGTTTTCGATCGGAAATTCAGACTCGTGCCCAGGAAGGCGTTCAGAGAGTCGGAAACCGGGAATTCATAATCGATGTTACTTCCGAACTGATACTTCGGCGTGTAGGGCACATTCGCGCCGGCGAAATCAGCCGTAATGCCGCCCGAGTTGATGCCGGTGAATTCCTTGATGGTCGCGTCGAGATAGGTGAAGGTGTTGTTGATCACGAGGCCCTGTGTCGGCCGGATGCTCATCTCGATCTCGAAACCCTTGACGTCCGATTTCGGGATATTCTGAAGCACGTCCAGAATGCCGAAATTCGGATCGATGAACTTCGAGCGAAGCTGTTTGTTGGTGTAGTCGTAGTAGAATACGGCACCATTCAGTTGAAGGGTCCGATCAAGCAACGTTGCTTTGAACCCTGCCTCGTATGACTGCACCGACTCCTGGACGACTGGAAGATACTGGCTGAACAGCGATGCCGAGAGCGTCGGATAGCTGCCAGCCTTATAGCCTTTCGCGACGTTCGCGTAGAGAAGGACGTCGTCAACCGGCTTATAATCCAGACCGACGCGCCAAGAGAAATTATCCTCCTTTAACGTGTCAGTGAAGCGACCCGACGCACCGGGTGCGACTCCGTTATACGTATTCGGCGTATTGTTGATCTGGTAGCATTGACCGGCATATGGCCCGAGCGCTCCTCCGAACAGGACGTCGTAAAACAGCGGACCGGTGTTGATGGGGCTGCCGCTGTCGTCGAAACCGCACTCGCTGGCGTCGATCCGCGACTTGGTGTAGCGGCCGCCCAGCTTCACTGTCAGCTGGCCGATATCATATTCGATATTGGCGAAGCCTGCGTAGTTTTCCATCTTTTGATCGTTCGAGTAGGAGAGCGAAAAGAAGGGGTAGCCAAAGGTGCCGTAAAGGCCCCGGACCGAAACGTCAGGAAACGATAAATCAATCAGTTCGTTGACTGTGCTGCGTTCGTAGTTGCCGCCTACCACCCAACGGAAATTCGAACCGCTGTTGTTTGAAAGTCTGACTTCTTGGCTGAAGCTCTTGATACGACCTTCGTTGTTCACAAGGTCGAGCGTTGAAAGCGGCAAGCCGTCGCCTTCATCGCCTTGGCGCTGCTTATAGTCGACGTAAGACGTCAGCGATGTCAGTGTGATGTCGTCCGTTGCGTCAAATTCGGCACGAAAAGCGACTTGTCCCAGCCTGTTGCTGCGCCGCGGAACTCCGGGCGTCCAGTCCGCTGCTTGCGGCCGCTCCGGCGAAAATTGCGACGCTGCCAGTTGGGGTGTCAGGAACGCCGGCGCTTGCGGGAACAGGGCGATATACTGGGGCGCTTGCGTATCGCTGTTGTCCTTCCAGCCATTGATGTTCAATTTGAATCGCAGCCGCTCGGTCGGTTCGAAGTCAACCAAGAGGCGGCCCATGTAGTTTTCCACCTTGCCGTTACGGTCGCCCGGGCGCGAGTTGCTGATCTGCCAGCCGTCGGCGCGTTCGAGCCGGCCGGCGAGACGCGCACGCAGAGTCGGAGAAATCGGCCCGCTGATAAAGGCATCCGCAACGACCTCATTGAAACGACCATAAGAGATACTGCCGCCTGCACTCAGTTCGTCGGTCGGTTTGGCCGCAATGTAATTGATCGCGCCGCCGGTCGCGTTCTGACCGAACAGAGTGCCTTGCGGACCCTTCAGAATTTCGACACGTTCCAGGTCGAATGCCGCGTGCGACGAGAGAATCGGAAATGCCAGCGGGGCTTCGTCAACATAAGTGCTGACCGTTGGATAGGCACCGAGCGACGTTTCGTAGAAGCCGACGCCGCGCAGCGTGTAAACCGGGGTGCCGTTGGCGCTGTTGGTAAAGGAGAGGCTCGGCGTCGCATTGGCAAGATCCGCGAGCGAGTTGATCTGCCGATTCTGCAGGTCATTTCCTGAAACCACCGCGACGGTGATACCGACATCGTTCAAACGCTGCTCGCGCTTATTGGCAGTGACGACAATGTCGTTTGAGTCGGCCGCCTGGGATGCATCTTCGGCCTCGACCGGCTGCTGGGCGGAAGCATCCGCCGACGGCGTGACGGCTTGGGCGTGCGCTTGCCCGGCAAAAGCGATGGCGGCGATGCTCGCACCCAAAAGTGCGCGATGGATATGGTGCATTTCAAGCTCTCCCTCAATATTCTTTTTGTAAAACTGGTCCCGCGAACCTTACGGGCAGGTGGTTCTCCCGCGGGCGGTTTGACCCAGACGCCCGGGCCCAACGGAATTTGTCAGCGATGGTGGGACAAGTGACGCCAGACCCGCGCCGGCGCATTGCCAAGCAGTCGATGGGCCTGTGCATTGATAAGGCAGCCGAGCGCTCATTCTTCCTCTCCCACTTCAATCTACGCTGAAGATGATTCGCCATATATAGTACGCTAGCTAGGCGCAAGCAAGTTTCTAGACGGCAGAGATGCCGCCGTCGATCTTGAATTCCGATGCGGTGACGAACCGGCTCTCATCGGACGCGAGATAAAGGACAGCGTAGGCAACATCGTCGGGATCGCCGAGGCGGCCCAAGGGCACCTGCTTGGCCAGTCGTGCGAGCGCCTCGGCTTCGTCACGATCGCCGCGCAGGTCATCGAGCATGGGCGTTCGAATGAATGTCGGGTGGACCGAGTTGCAACGGATGTCCCACCCTTTTTTGGCCGCAAGCAGCGCGACCGATTTCGTAAGCAGCCAGACGGCCGCCTTCGAGGCATTATAAGCGGCAAGGTTGGGAGAGGCCATCAATCCGGCGATCGAGGACAGGTTGATGATCGACGCAGGCTGGCTTTCGCGAAGGAGCGGCAGCGCCAGTTTGCAGCCCAGAAAAACGCTGTCGGTATTGACCTGCATGACATGATGCCATTGGTCGAGATCGAGGTCCTCGATGGATCCGGTTCGCACCATCCCGGCATTGTTGACGAGCACGGACAGGCCATCCATGAGGCGGCCCGCTCGGTCGATCGCCGCTTCCCAATCGGCGGCGATGGTTGCGTCGTGCCGGAAGCCCCAAGCCACTTCGCTGCCATGTTCGAGATTGATCGAGTCGGCGACCTCCTGCGCACCCGCTTCGTTGATATCCGTCAGCAAAACCCGGGCGCCATGCCGCGCAAGCATTTGGGCGGTAGCGGCGCCCAAGCCCTGTGCTGCCCCGGTGACAAGCGCCTTTTTGCCGCGGACGCGCTCCATAAACTCTCCCTCCCGATTCCAATGCTTGTCATGACGACAATGCGATACTAGTGTGTGACAAGCAAGTGGAGAGAGCAATGCAAAATCAGACGGCCCAAGGCCCGGCGGCGAATGCGTCGCGGACCCAGAAATTCCCCTATCGGCCCCGTACTGCGATCATCGGAGCCGGTGCAGCGGGGATGATGCAGGCGATCAAGCTGCGCGAAGCTGGTCTTGACGACATCGTGATCTACGAAAAAGCGAACGAGGTCGGCGGCACCTGGCGTGAAAACCGGTATCCCGGCATCGCCTGCGACGTGCCGGCGCACCACTATAATTACTCGTTCGAGCATAATCCCGGCTGGAGCCACCGGCTCGCGCTGGGGCCGGAAATCCAGTCTTACATGGTCAAGATCGCCGACAAATATGATCTTCGCCGCGACATTGTGTTCGGCGCCAAAGTGACGAAGGCCGAGTTCGACGGTCAGCGTTGGCATCTCGAAACGTCGAACGGTCAGCGCGATACGGTCGACTTTCTGATCGCGGCAACGGGGCCACTGCATGTTCCTGCCTTCCCCGATATCGCAGGCATTGACGACTTCAAGGGTATCAAATTCCACACAGCGGAATGGCTTGACGGCATCGATCTGTCGGACAAGCGCGTCGGCGTGATTGGCAGCGGCTCGACCGGAACGCAGGTCATTTCCGCGCTTGCGAACCAGGGCGTCAACCTGAAAGCCTTCATCCGCACGCCGCAATGGGTCTTCCCGCTGCCGAACCGCCGCTTCGGCAAGATCGAACGCGCTGTCGTTCGTGCCTTTCCCTTCATCGGGCGGATGGCGGGCAACTTCTATGGCTGGTTTTTCGAACGCGTCTTCGCCGAGGCGGTCATCAAGGAGGGTTGGCAGCGCAAATTTCTGTCCGCCATGTGCAAATGGCATCTGGGCCGGGTAAAAGACCCTGTTCTTCGGTCGAAACTGACCCCGACCGACGAGCCGCTGTGCAAGCGGATGGTGATGTCCACCTTATTTTATCCCGCCGTCGCGCGCCCCAATGTCGAAATCGTGCGCGACGGTATCGTGGGTGCAAACGAAAAGGGCCTGCTCGACGCGTCGGGACGGTTGCACGAGCTCGATGTCATCATCTTCGCAACCGGTTTCAACGCGCGCGCTTATCATCGGCCGATCGAGGTTACCAACGCCCAAGGCGGGTCATTGACCGAAGCCTGGAAGGTGGAAACGGGCGCCCATCTGTCGGTTCACGTCCCCGGTTTTCCAAACTTCATGCTGATCGGTGGGCCCCATTCTCCGCGCGGGAATTTCAGCGCGATCGCTTATTCGGAAGCGATCGTCGACCATATCGTGAAGGTCATCCGCTATTGTGCGGACAACGGCTTTCATTCGATCGAGGCGCGTCCCGAGGCGATGGCCCAGTTCCGCGAACGCGTGCTTTCGGCCGTGCCGAAGACGATCTGGAGCACGGGCTGCAAGAATTGGTATCTGGACGAAAAGGGACTGCCTGAAAACTGGACCGGAACACCCGACGAGTATCGCGACGTCCTTCGCGATCCCAATTACGACGAATTCAACCTCGCCGCTTGATCGCAGGCGATCAGGCGGATCGTCGAACTGCTATGTCCGGTTCGCCGATAACCTGGATCATGGCATCGCGAAAATCATGCAAGGCGCTCTCGAACTCGATCGAATCCGGGTTCGCGAGCCATTGATAGACCAGGCCGAAAAAGAAGGATGTGTATTGGAGGGCGACACGGCTTGGATCGACGGTCTGCTTGATGGTCTGCTCGGCGATGCCCTGACTGATATAGCGAGCGATCGCCCGGCGATAGGCGGCATGCTGTTCGGCGAGGCGTTCGCGCATCACGGTGCTGCTTCCCACGGTCTCATAGTATAGAATGAACATGGCGCGGATATAATCCGAGTTGTCGTTCATAAAATCGATGATGCTGTCGTTTGCCGCGTCGAAGGCCTCAAGCCCTGTCTTGCTGCCGACAAGGGCACTGCTTTCCTTCTTCCAGCGCTCGTTGAAAACGTCGATCAGCTCGGCGAACAGCTCGTCCTTCGAACCGAAGCGATTGCTCGCCAAACCGCGGCTGTAGCCGGCGAGTTCACCAACCTCGCGAAGCGTCGTGTTATGGGTCCCGCGTTCCAGGACCAGCGCCATCGCCGCCTCGAGCATACGCCCGTCGGAGATGGCCGTGCGCTCCGCCTGAGTAAGCCGCGGCGCCTTGTTGCTTGCTCTGCTGGCTGGCTTCAGCCTTCGCATTTGTACCAATTTTCTGTCCTTTGCTGGAAGATTTGCCATATTCCTAGTCTACTCGCTTGTTTCGAGCAAGCTATGTGATGCCCGTAAACTGGGCGAGCCTTCTGCGGCGCTCCGGGAGTTCAGACGATCGGCGCGGCTTCGGCAGGCGAGCAAGGATGCTCATTCAGCGCAATCGAGACTGCCGGCTGACGATCCTTGTCCGATCGATCTTTGACCCGTCAGATTTGCTCGAACGGATTTCCAGTCTACGCAATCGTCCCGGCAAAATATACGGCATGGACAAGCGGTAGAGTTGGCCGCCACGGGCCGAGGCGCCAACACGCCAAAGGGCGCAAGCGTGAGAGAAATGCTCACTTGCTTGCTTGCGCCTAGCAAGCTAAATGCCAAGACATCGACCGGGAGCGTCGTGGTTGAGAGGATCTCCGCAAGTGGCCGAAATCGCCGATATAGCCGAAACCACAGGGGCCATGCCCGTTCGCGAGGGCCATCAATTTGATGAAGTCAGCCTCTCGCGCTGGATGAGCGCGAACGTGGAAGGCTATGAGGGTCCGATCAGCGTGCGGCAATTTCGCGGCGGGCAGTCGAACCCGACCTATCTGGTCGCCACCCCCTCACGGTCTTATGTCCTTCGGCGGCAGCCATCGGGGGTGCTTCTGAAGGGGGCCCACGCCGTCGACCGCGAAGCTATGGTGCAGTCCGCGCTCTGCGGAACACGTGTGCCCGTGGCCCGGATCTACGGCACCTGCGTCGATACCGATATCATCGGTACGATGTTCTACCTGATGGAACTGGTCGAAGGGCGGATATTCTGGGACGCCACCTTTCCCGACGTCGAAACCGGTGAACGGCCCGAATATTTCCGGGCTATGAA
Proteins encoded in this window:
- a CDS encoding SDR family NAD(P)-dependent oxidoreductase; protein product: MPNRLPNKVAVISGGASGIGAATARLFAAEGACVIVADVQEPLDPQLASLIDASSDRIRFIKCDVSIEDDVAAAIEAAVTAFGKLDTVVACAGVAGMGAAGDITAEHWDRTFAINARGVFLFTKYAIPHMITAGGGSIINISSAFGIVAGPHFAAYAASKGAVRNFSKSTALDYIGQGIRSNSIHPGYIDTPIVQNIINNAADTDTAQAMFNALQPGGRGGVPEDIAWGCVYLASDESRFVTGAELVIDGGLLAR
- a CDS encoding TonB-dependent receptor: MHHIHRALLGASIAAIAFAGQAHAQAVTPSADASAQQPVEAEDASQAADSNDIVVTANKREQRLNDVGITVAVVSGNDLQNRQINSLADLANATPSLSFTNSANGTPVYTLRGVGFYETSLGAYPTVSTYVDEAPLAFPILSSHAAFDLERVEILKGPQGTLFGQNATGGAINYIAAKPTDELSAGGSISYGRFNEVVADAFISGPISPTLRARLAGRLERADGWQISNSRPGDRNGKVENYMGRLLVDFEPTERLRFKLNINGWKDNSDTQAPQYIALFPQAPAFLTPQLAASQFSPERPQAADWTPGVPRRSNRLGQVAFRAEFDATDDITLTSLTSYVDYKQRQGDEGDGLPLSTLDLVNNEGRIKSFSQEVRLSNNSGSNFRWVVGGNYERSTVNELIDLSFPDVSVRGLYGTFGYPFFSLSYSNDQKMENYAGFANIEYDIGQLTVKLGGRYTKSRIDASECGFDDSGSPINTGPLFYDVLFGGALGPYAGQCYQINNTPNTYNGVAPGASGRFTDTLKEDNFSWRVGLDYKPVDDVLLYANVAKGYKAGSYPTLSASLFSQYLPVVQESVQSYEAGFKATLLDRTLQLNGAVFYYDYTNKQLRSKFIDPNFGILDVLQNIPKSDVKGFEIEMSIRPTQGLVINNTFTYLDATIKEFTGINSGGITADFAGANVPYTPKYQFGSNIDYEFPVSDSLNAFLGTSLNFRSKTVATIGGETNPAGVTSPVTTVFGIDDYVLIDLRAGVAAADDSWRVSVWGKNVGNEYYWNNVVAAFDTIQRYAGKPATYGVSVSFKY
- a CDS encoding TetR/AcrR family transcriptional regulator; translated protein: MANLPAKDRKLVQMRRLKPASRASNKAPRLTQAERTAISDGRMLEAAMALVLERGTHNTTLREVGELAGYSRGLASNRFGSKDELFAELIDVFNERWKKESSALVGSKTGLEAFDAANDSIIDFMNDNSDYIRAMFILYYETVGSSTVMRERLAEQHAAYRRAIARYISQGIAEQTIKQTVDPSRVALQYTSFFFGLVYQWLANPDSIEFESALHDFRDAMIQVIGEPDIAVRRSA
- a CDS encoding NAD(P)/FAD-dependent oxidoreductase, which encodes MQNQTAQGPAANASRTQKFPYRPRTAIIGAGAAGMMQAIKLREAGLDDIVIYEKANEVGGTWRENRYPGIACDVPAHHYNYSFEHNPGWSHRLALGPEIQSYMVKIADKYDLRRDIVFGAKVTKAEFDGQRWHLETSNGQRDTVDFLIAATGPLHVPAFPDIAGIDDFKGIKFHTAEWLDGIDLSDKRVGVIGSGSTGTQVISALANQGVNLKAFIRTPQWVFPLPNRRFGKIERAVVRAFPFIGRMAGNFYGWFFERVFAEAVIKEGWQRKFLSAMCKWHLGRVKDPVLRSKLTPTDEPLCKRMVMSTLFYPAVARPNVEIVRDGIVGANEKGLLDASGRLHELDVIIFATGFNARAYHRPIEVTNAQGGSLTEAWKVETGAHLSVHVPGFPNFMLIGGPHSPRGNFSAIAYSEAIVDHIVKVIRYCADNGFHSIEARPEAMAQFRERVLSAVPKTIWSTGCKNWYLDEKGLPENWTGTPDEYRDVLRDPNYDEFNLAA
- a CDS encoding EthD domain-containing protein; protein product: MITVLVAAKKLPHLSQAEFTRYWLDEHAPLVKSVPEFMQYVKRYVIYPNLQDSGPDAPVLGQVPEHHGIGELRFKNVAAMEAAFLEPRYLELIRPDEDKFLDRANCVTFITEEHVQFGD
- a CDS encoding IS3 family transposase (programmed frameshift) gives rise to the protein MKRARFSEEQIIGVLKEAEAGAKTADLARRHGVSEATIYNWKAKYGGLEVSEARRLRELESENARLKRLLADAMLDQAALKDLLGKKVLTPAAKREAVAHLQACHGMSERRACRVIDADRKSVRYRSTRDDDTALREKLRGLANQRRRFGYRRLHILLRREGVMINRKKTQRLYKEEGLAVRRRRSRKRAVGTRAPAPVLALANQRWSLDFVHDQMASGRRFRVLNVVDDVTRECLAAVPDTSISGRRVVRELTELIAQRGKPGMIVSDNGTELTSNAVLAWCGQSGVEWHYIAPGKPMQNGYVESFNGRMRDELLNETLFMSLAHARVEIAAWVEDYNRERPHSSLGYATPAAFAAELNKQWPASLRPPGSATQPIASTALMRKTTARL
- a CDS encoding SDR family oxidoreductase, giving the protein MERVRGKKALVTGAAQGLGAATAQMLARHGARVLLTDINEAGAQEVADSINLEHGSEVAWGFRHDATIAADWEAAIDRAGRLMDGLSVLVNNAGMVRTGSIEDLDLDQWHHVMQVNTDSVFLGCKLALPLLRESQPASIINLSSIAGLMASPNLAAYNASKAAVWLLTKSVALLAAKKGWDIRCNSVHPTFIRTPMLDDLRGDRDEAEALARLAKQVPLGRLGDPDDVAYAVLYLASDESRFVTASEFKIDGGISAV